The sequence AAACAGAGATAAAGAAattagggagagaaaagagaaaagctaGTAAGAGAGAGAATTTGCAGAGGAAGACACTAGTAAATTGGACTCTTTAAAGAAGTTATTTTTCCTCGGAACGATTATTATGCAGTCCTACTTCGTTAAgcaaatgaaaaataagaatttttttctaCTTATATATGAACGGTGAAGTTATGTTCTTGCTCTCAGAATGCCATGtcattgtattttaaaacacaaTTACGGAAGCTTTCTTGATGGTTCTATATGGCCTATTCGTTGTGTACATTTGATAAATTTGGagattttctaattttcagTTTGTAAAATTTTTTGGTGAGATTACGAATTTCTGGCTTTTCTTTGGCATATTTTCTTACCAGTGTCATGTTTTCCTTTATTGGATTTACTTGATAGCTTTCTAGTGCATTGTTATTGTAGAAACTCAATAGCAGATGCTGGATAGTGATGAAATACCATTTCGCACTGCAGGAAAACAGCTTTAATGTTGGCAATATGCAAATTCTTACGGGACAAGTACAGTCTTGCTGCAGTAAGTATTCTCCCCAAACTTTTCTGGGATTTGAATGATTCATTCTCATATTTTTCATCTAACCCAATTTAAGACAAGTTGATATGCCACTTTAAGATGCGTCAGACCTCAATGCAGGTCTAATAAATCCAGTATCAGTTCATTAAGTGGTAGCTGCTTGTGAACCAAGAAATTCATGCTTCTCCTAGGACCCCAAGGTGGATTGATCTCTCTTCATGAATTCCTTTAGCTGAAATAAGGCCCATCTTTATATAGTATGATCCCACCTAGTGCAATTTCTGTTGCTCATGTAGGCAGCTggcatatttttattttgggataTAATTTGCACCTAttcaaaagaaacagaaaaatgcTTAAGAAAGTCATAAGAGCCTGAACTAAGTAGCTGATTATTCATTCATGAATGTgttatcttttctattatcAGTTGTGTTACATTGATGCCAGACTGTttgagatatttattaatagctTTAAGTTATATTGTTATTTCAGGTGACAAATGATATATTTACTAAGGAGGATGGTGAATTCTTGATTAAGAATGGGGCACTTCCTGAGGAAAGGATACGCGCTGTGGAAACTGGAGGCTGTCCACATGCTGCAATTCGTGAAGATATCAGCATTAACCTTGGCCCTCTCGAGGAGCTCTCTAAGTTATTTAAAACAGATATATTACTTTGTGAATCTGGTGGAGGTAAATTGCTAATACAAGCTTCTTTCCATGCTATgtataaatacttaaaacGGCTGAAAAGCTCTTTGATCAGAAGAGTTAAGCATGGTGTTTTGCACGACAGTTTTCAGCACTAATTTTTTCTGTTTGGTGAGAAGTTTGGAAATGTGGTGAGCCACTTTTCTCAAATAGCTAAAAAATTAGATGTTAACAAGGAGAAGCTCAATTCTCTGTTAAAAGATTTATACAATTGTGAGTTTCTATAAGGGTCGtcttgtttttgaatttgCTTGGTGCAGATAATTTAGCTGCCAACTTCAGCAGAGAACTAGCTGactatatcatatatataatagatgTTTCTGGTGGTGATAAAATTCCTCGGAAAGGTGGCCCTGGCATCACTCAAGCTGATCTTCTTGTATGTGATTTCCCGTTTTGATATGTTGTTCTTGTAGCTCTTCTGAAGTCTGATATCCCATGTTATTGCAAGTCTGAGTTATTTGTGCATGTTATTCTAGGTTATAAACAAGACTGACCTTGCTTCAGCAGTTGGAGCTGACTTGACAGTCATGGAGCGTGATGCAGTTCGTATGCGGGATGGTGGGCCGTTCGTCTTTGCTCAGGTGAGTTTGATATGCTTTTCCTATTTGATGACATTGTTCGTCATGGACATGGCAGCCGTGTAATTTGTTGTCCATAATTGGTGGAACTTATATAATAGggcttttctattttcatagGGTAGAAACAAAGAAAGTGGACCCAGATGAAATCATATACTCACAGGAAACTTTTTTCACCAAGTTCATGTTTTGATCATTCAGATTATGATCACACATCTTAAGTACTTCTTGACTCGGGGTAGACATGTTCATCCTCTACAATGTGATTAATATGGATAAAGGAACTCTGATAATTCTCATGTTTGTTAAATCTGCAATTTTGACCATCATTATGCGCCTCCTAGATCACTGCAGTGCTGCATGGTATTGGCTCTCACCCAATTGTTGTCTTTTCTTAGGATGCTGGTCTGCAATGTCGTGAGCTAACAGATGCATAACATGGACCTCGTTTCAATTAGTATTGATGT comes from Ricinus communis isolate WT05 ecotype wild-type chromosome 5, ASM1957865v1, whole genome shotgun sequence and encodes:
- the LOC8284057 gene encoding urease accessory protein G isoform X2, with amino-acid sequence MDSSHDHHHTHDHEHDHQHHHHPNEKTSWLGADGRVYHSHDGLAPHSHEPIYSPGFFSRRAPPILTRDFSERAFTVGIGGPVGTGKTALMLAICKFLRDKYSLAAVTNDIFTKEDGEFLIKNGALPEERIRAVETGGCPHAAIREDISINLGPLEELSKLFKTDILLCESGGDVSGGDKIPRKGGPGITQADLLVINKTDLASAVGADLTVMERDAVRMRDGGPFVFAQVKHGVGVEEIVNHVLQAWEVATGKKQH
- the LOC8284057 gene encoding urease accessory protein G isoform X1 yields the protein MDSSHDHHHTHDHEHDHQHHHHPNEKTSWLGADGRVYHSHDGLAPHSHEPIYSPGFFSRRAPPILTRDFSERAFTVGIGGPVGTGKTALMLAICKFLRDKYSLAAVTNDIFTKEDGEFLIKNGALPEERIRAVETGGCPHAAIREDISINLGPLEELSKLFKTDILLCESGGDNLAANFSRELADYIIYIIDVSGGDKIPRKGGPGITQADLLVINKTDLASAVGADLTVMERDAVRMRDGGPFVFAQVKHGVGVEEIVNHVLQAWEVATGKKQH